A stretch of the Ignavibacteriales bacterium genome encodes the following:
- a CDS encoding short-chain dehydrogenase — protein MDIQNKTVLVLGGWGLVGAAVCRQMMPEKPKRIIVTSLFEHEAKEAVETFRREYPEAGKNYFIPWWGNIFVRHALKDTPRDEILQKAPLREMLIDDLLDELTKPVLERSSIWQLLDRYKPDIVVDCINSATGIAYQDIFHSAREVRKAIRNSKSGKESSLIDQTERLIATLYIPQLIRHVQIFYRSMQIVGTTTYVKIGTSGTGGMGLNIPYTHSEERPSSVLLGKSAVAGAHTMLLFLMGRTPDAPITKEIKPTAAIAWKKIGFGEIRKRGKSIELIDCPPEKGRKLAGTLKLRDEDVHPEPTHQTLRSVFIDTGENGVFSRGEFEAISTPGQMEFVTPEEIAESVLYEIKGGNTGHDIINALDNATLAPTYRAGFMFEAATREMKRLEQKHQTDSIAFEFLGPPRLSKLLYESYLLKLAYGGVREVAKTPAKAIAAKLEALIRENIQVRSQIISIGIPILLPDGKTLLRGPDIKIPPYRGENELKVTDQSLNAWAHDGWVDLRAKNMEHWKRRFGIIKDQVEQTPEGDTSSRQMRNSAYWDSFKEIDPGKLVGWIFSDEEKGKRMKA, from the coding sequence ATGGACATCCAAAATAAAACCGTTCTTGTTCTTGGAGGCTGGGGCCTTGTCGGCGCTGCTGTCTGCCGCCAGATGATGCCTGAGAAACCCAAGCGCATCATCGTCACTTCCCTTTTTGAGCACGAAGCAAAAGAAGCGGTTGAAACGTTCCGCCGGGAATACCCTGAAGCCGGGAAGAACTACTTCATTCCATGGTGGGGCAATATCTTCGTCCGTCACGCCCTCAAGGATACTCCACGAGACGAAATCCTTCAGAAGGCCCCTTTACGAGAGATGCTGATTGACGATCTCCTGGATGAACTCACGAAACCGGTCCTGGAGCGTTCATCGATCTGGCAGCTCCTGGATCGGTACAAGCCGGATATTGTCGTAGACTGCATCAACTCCGCCACCGGAATCGCGTACCAGGACATTTTCCATTCGGCGCGCGAGGTCCGAAAGGCCATCCGCAATTCCAAATCGGGCAAGGAATCTTCGCTCATCGATCAGACAGAGCGATTGATCGCTACTCTCTACATTCCGCAACTGATCCGTCACGTGCAGATTTTTTACCGCAGCATGCAGATAGTGGGAACCACCACGTATGTCAAGATCGGGACCAGCGGTACAGGCGGCATGGGACTGAACATTCCCTATACACACAGCGAAGAGCGTCCGTCCAGCGTGCTGCTGGGCAAGTCGGCTGTCGCGGGCGCTCATACGATGCTCCTGTTCCTCATGGGCAGGACGCCCGACGCCCCCATCACGAAAGAGATCAAGCCGACGGCCGCCATCGCCTGGAAGAAAATCGGTTTCGGCGAGATCAGAAAGCGCGGAAAGTCCATTGAGCTTATTGATTGTCCACCCGAGAAGGGGCGCAAGCTAGCGGGCACGCTGAAGCTGCGGGACGAGGATGTGCACCCGGAACCCACGCACCAGACGCTGCGTTCTGTATTCATCGACACAGGTGAAAACGGCGTCTTCTCCAGAGGGGAATTCGAAGCGATTTCCACTCCGGGTCAGATGGAGTTCGTGACACCAGAGGAGATAGCAGAGTCGGTACTCTACGAAATCAAGGGGGGTAATACCGGGCACGACATCATCAACGCTCTGGATAATGCGACCCTTGCACCGACATACCGGGCAGGGTTTATGTTCGAAGCGGCGACGCGCGAAATGAAGCGGCTCGAGCAGAAGCATCAGACCGACAGCATCGCGTTCGAGTTCCTTGGACCTCCCCGGTTGTCGAAACTGCTGTACGAATCGTATCTTCTCAAGCTCGCCTACGGCGGAGTTCGCGAGGTAGCCAAGACTCCGGCCAAAGCGATTGCAGCAAAACTCGAAGCACTCATCAGGGAGAACATCCAGGTGCGATCGCAGATTATTTCGATCGGCATTCCGATACTCCTGCCGGACGGAAAGACTCTTCTCCGCGGACCGGACATCAAGATCCCTCCGTACAGGGGAGAAAACGAGCTCAAGGTCACGGACCAATCGCTCAACGCATGGGCGCATGACGGCTGGGTTGATTTGCGTGCGAAAAACATGGAGCATTGGAAGCGCCGCTTCGGAATCATCAAGGATCAGGTCGAGCAGACGCCGGAGGGAGACACTTCTTCGCGCCAGATGCGCAACAGCGCATACTGGGACTCCTTCAAAGAAATCGATCCTGGCAAGCTGGTCGGCTGGATCTTCTCCGACGAAGAAAAAGGAAAGCGCATGAAGGCGTAA
- a CDS encoding efflux RND transporter periplasmic adaptor subunit encodes MATNGKKSKKKLIIFSVIGIVLVVLVLLVILGGKRDTVLTIQTEKIQRRTITQIVSATGKIQPEVQVKINAEVSGEIIALAVREGQRVSKGQLLVRIKPDAYEAGMDRANASLAMSEANLLKAEAEFKRVSELFSKKLVAQSEMDIAKATYQSAKASNDQSVASLKDAKVTYSKTTIYAPMDGIVSQLISELGERVSGSTFTQGTQIMTIADLSRMEARVDVGENDVVLVTVGDTAKVEVDSYPDRKFIGTVSQIANTAKSRGLGTQDEVTNFEVRIRIVTPPGVSFRPGMSMAADIETETHANVLAVPIQSVTVRMPKDDKKVEGPKEGEAQLDVSKAKKKEEDKLEEVVFVVADGKAKTIVVKRGLSDDTYVEVKGENLEGTEVVSGPFKAINKDLETGSIVKVENKAAKRTGGSVEGEKK; translated from the coding sequence ATGGCAACGAACGGCAAGAAGTCCAAAAAGAAACTCATCATATTCTCCGTCATTGGTATTGTTCTGGTGGTGCTCGTCCTCCTGGTCATCCTGGGCGGCAAGCGTGACACCGTGCTGACGATCCAGACAGAGAAGATCCAGCGCCGGACAATCACGCAGATTGTCTCTGCGACGGGGAAGATTCAACCGGAAGTCCAGGTGAAGATCAACGCCGAGGTGAGCGGCGAAATTATTGCTCTCGCAGTCCGCGAAGGTCAGCGCGTGTCAAAAGGCCAGCTCCTCGTCCGCATCAAGCCGGACGCGTATGAAGCCGGTATGGATCGGGCTAATGCATCACTGGCCATGAGTGAGGCTAACCTGCTCAAAGCCGAAGCGGAGTTCAAGCGCGTGTCTGAGCTGTTCTCCAAGAAGCTCGTGGCACAGTCTGAAATGGACATTGCCAAGGCAACGTACCAGAGTGCGAAGGCTTCGAACGATCAATCAGTGGCGTCATTGAAGGATGCCAAGGTCACGTACTCCAAGACGACGATCTATGCCCCGATGGATGGAATTGTCAGTCAGTTGATTTCCGAGCTCGGCGAACGCGTAAGCGGAAGCACCTTCACGCAGGGGACTCAGATCATGACGATTGCAGACCTTTCGCGAATGGAAGCACGCGTCGACGTCGGTGAAAATGATGTCGTTCTCGTGACCGTGGGTGACACCGCCAAGGTCGAGGTTGATTCTTATCCCGACAGGAAATTCATCGGCACGGTCAGCCAGATCGCGAACACTGCGAAGTCACGGGGCCTTGGAACGCAGGATGAAGTGACAAACTTCGAAGTGAGGATTCGGATCGTAACACCTCCGGGCGTAAGTTTCCGTCCTGGGATGTCCATGGCAGCTGATATCGAGACCGAAACTCACGCTAATGTTCTTGCGGTCCCGATCCAGTCAGTGACAGTTCGCATGCCCAAGGATGATAAAAAAGTTGAGGGCCCCAAGGAAGGCGAAGCTCAGCTGGATGTGAGCAAAGCGAAGAAGAAGGAAGAGGATAAGCTTGAAGAGGTCGTTTTCGTGGTTGCCGATGGAAAGGCCAAAACAATCGTCGTGAAGCGCGGGTTGAGTGATGACACGTACGTCGAGGTCAAGGGAGAAAACCTCGAGGGGACAGAGGTTGTTTCCGGTCCGTTCAAAGCAATCAACAAGGACCTCGAAACCGGCTCCATCGTGAAAGTGGAAAACAAGGCTGCAAAGCGGACGGGCGGCTCCGTTGAAGGCGAGAAGAAATAG
- a CDS encoding YbjQ family protein encodes MDHSFVTTNFQLDGYRIVKNLGVVRGIVVRSRSVFGNIGAGFQILFGGNITLYTELCEQTRRDAFELMIQHAQAIGANAVIGFRYDATEIMAGVSEVLAYGTACVVERT; translated from the coding sequence ATGGATCATTCCTTTGTGACCACCAACTTCCAGCTCGACGGCTATCGCATCGTGAAAAACCTCGGCGTTGTGCGCGGAATCGTCGTCCGCTCCCGCTCGGTCTTTGGGAACATCGGGGCCGGGTTCCAGATCCTGTTTGGGGGAAACATTACCCTCTACACAGAACTCTGTGAACAGACACGACGGGACGCGTTTGAACTCATGATCCAACATGCCCAGGCAATCGGCGCGAATGCAGTGATCGGATTTCGTTATGACGCCACCGAGATCATGGCTGGGGTTTCCGAAGTCCTGGCCTATGGAACCGCCTGTGTTGTAGAGAGAACTTGA
- a CDS encoding ABC transporter permease, which produces MRQSLGEFREGLAIAFNAIRANKMRSVLTALGIIIGIVSVTLMGTAIEGLNRAFNKSIAAIGADVLYVQKWPWGGGQDWWKIRNRRELALKQAKTLEKQAELARSVSPVMGAGRNVRYARKLLEGITVIGTNSDFLLTSGVNVAFGRFFTPAESDGGRPVCTIGSEVAMELFPNESPLGKTIKVGSYNYKVVGVLEKQGSFLGMESLDNRLYLPINRFIKEFASRRSNVTIMVKAISLKEIEEAKEEARGILRKARGVRPKQPDDFAINQQEILIQTFNTIGVVIAGVGLFITGLSLFVGGIGIMNIMFVSVTERTREIGIRMAIGAPRRTILLQFLMESAALCLMGGLIGIAIAFPLSLIIDTILPTAMPLSIVAVAILVSLFVGVVSGFLPAYRASRLDPVDALRYE; this is translated from the coding sequence ATGAGACAATCGTTGGGAGAGTTTCGTGAGGGGTTGGCGATCGCGTTCAATGCGATTCGCGCCAACAAGATGCGTTCAGTTCTTACTGCGCTTGGCATCATCATCGGCATCGTGTCGGTGACGTTGATGGGAACCGCCATCGAGGGTTTGAACCGGGCCTTCAACAAGAGCATTGCCGCGATTGGTGCCGACGTGCTCTACGTTCAGAAATGGCCATGGGGTGGAGGTCAGGATTGGTGGAAAATCCGGAATCGGCGCGAATTGGCACTCAAGCAAGCCAAAACTCTTGAGAAACAGGCTGAGCTTGCTCGGTCAGTTTCGCCCGTGATGGGAGCCGGCAGAAATGTGCGCTATGCACGGAAACTGCTCGAAGGGATCACCGTCATCGGGACGAACTCGGACTTTCTTTTGACATCCGGTGTCAACGTGGCATTCGGCCGGTTTTTTACTCCTGCCGAATCAGACGGTGGCAGGCCGGTGTGCACTATCGGGTCAGAGGTCGCAATGGAGTTGTTCCCCAACGAAAGCCCTCTCGGTAAAACCATCAAAGTCGGCAGTTACAACTACAAGGTCGTAGGCGTACTGGAAAAACAGGGAAGCTTCCTTGGCATGGAGAGCCTCGACAACCGGCTCTACCTTCCCATCAATCGATTCATCAAGGAGTTTGCCTCTCGTCGGAGCAATGTCACGATTATGGTGAAGGCGATTTCATTGAAGGAAATCGAGGAGGCGAAGGAAGAGGCGCGGGGTATCCTGCGAAAAGCCAGGGGGGTTCGCCCGAAGCAGCCTGATGATTTCGCGATCAATCAACAGGAAATCCTCATTCAAACCTTCAACACGATTGGCGTTGTTATCGCCGGTGTGGGCCTCTTCATCACCGGCCTTTCGTTGTTTGTCGGTGGCATCGGGATCATGAATATCATGTTTGTCTCTGTCACAGAACGGACGCGCGAGATCGGCATTCGCATGGCTATCGGCGCGCCGCGAAGAACCATCCTGCTGCAATTCCTCATGGAGTCTGCGGCGCTGTGCCTGATGGGAGGCCTTATAGGAATCGCCATCGCTTTTCCCCTGAGCCTGATCATCGACACGATTCTGCCGACGGCGATGCCTCTGAGCATTGTCGCCGTCGCCATACTCGTTTCGCTGTTCGTTGGAGTTGTCTCCGGGTTCCTGCCGGCATACCGGGCCTCCAGGCTCGATCCGGTTGATGCATTACGTTACGAGTGA
- a CDS encoding ABC transporter permease, translating to MLIGEIIKMALNAIRMNKLRSALTLLGVVVGVFSIIGVMTALQVLQNSIESGLSELGSNTFQIQKFPAMFVGGHRAWEKYRHRKDITLTQAEYVLSKLTTAQYAAIEASTWGQTIQTLSGLKTNPNVAVMGEVPQGIPTNNWTIKEGRSMVDNEETYGSNVVILGQEVVKKLFPRGSAVGQDVKIGNDRYTVIGVFEPKGSAMGGNSDNFVVIPLSKFLNEFGKQRSLNIMIKAKAPEVYDQTMEDARMALRTVRKVDPGKEDDFEIFSNESLISTFNDFTKYVKMGVGFISFISLLAAGVGIMNIMLVSVTERTKEIGLRKSVGARKGNILSQFITEAVVLCQIGGLVGIGLGILGGNLAAIAFSLPAVFPLDWALIGFALCAFIGVVFGVYPAWKAANLDPIEALRYE from the coding sequence GTGCTAATAGGCGAGATTATCAAAATGGCGCTCAACGCCATCCGGATGAATAAACTCCGCTCGGCGTTGACATTGCTGGGAGTTGTCGTGGGGGTGTTTTCAATTATCGGTGTGATGACTGCGCTCCAGGTTTTGCAGAACAGCATCGAGAGCGGCTTGAGCGAATTGGGTTCGAATACATTTCAGATCCAGAAATTCCCGGCGATGTTCGTGGGCGGACACCGCGCGTGGGAGAAATACCGCCATCGCAAGGACATCACCTTGACCCAGGCGGAGTACGTGCTCAGTAAGCTCACGACCGCGCAATACGCCGCGATCGAAGCCAGCACCTGGGGTCAAACGATCCAGACTCTGTCGGGTCTCAAGACAAATCCCAATGTTGCCGTGATGGGAGAAGTGCCGCAGGGAATCCCCACGAACAACTGGACCATCAAAGAGGGACGATCCATGGTCGACAATGAAGAGACGTACGGCAGTAACGTCGTCATTCTCGGTCAGGAGGTCGTCAAGAAGCTCTTCCCTCGTGGAAGTGCTGTAGGGCAGGATGTCAAGATCGGCAACGACAGGTATACGGTGATTGGCGTGTTCGAGCCGAAGGGATCTGCGATGGGCGGAAACAGCGACAATTTTGTTGTGATCCCGCTGAGCAAGTTCCTCAATGAGTTCGGAAAGCAGCGCTCTCTGAACATCATGATCAAGGCCAAAGCGCCGGAAGTTTACGATCAGACGATGGAGGATGCGCGCATGGCGCTCCGGACCGTGCGGAAAGTAGATCCCGGGAAGGAAGACGATTTCGAGATCTTCTCGAATGAATCGCTCATCTCCACGTTCAACGACTTCACCAAATACGTCAAGATGGGAGTCGGCTTCATCAGCTTCATCTCGCTTCTTGCCGCGGGCGTCGGAATTATGAATATCATGCTTGTGTCGGTGACCGAGCGGACGAAAGAGATTGGACTGAGAAAATCTGTCGGTGCGAGAAAAGGGAATATCCTCAGCCAGTTCATAACCGAAGCGGTTGTCCTCTGTCAGATCGGAGGTCTCGTGGGCATCGGTTTGGGCATCTTGGGGGGAAATCTGGCGGCGATCGCGTTTTCGCTCCCGGCGGTCTTCCCGCTGGATTGGGCGCTTATCGGGTTCGCCCTCTGCGCATTCATCGGAGTTGTGTTCGGCGTGTATCCTGCCTGGAAGGCTGCAAACCTTGATCCCATCGAGGCGCTGCGGTACGAGTAG
- a CDS encoding ABC transporter ATP-binding protein, with translation MSTIIRFNNITKIYHVGSEDVHALAGVSLELKKNEYVAIMGPSGSGKSTLMNIIGCLDTPTSGLYELNTLNVSEMNDNELARVRNKEIGFVFQTFNLLARSDVLHNVELPLIYGGISSSERKRLAREAIGRVGLTERIHHKPNELSGGQRQRVAIARALVTQPSILLADEPTGNLDSKTGDEIMALFDTLQKEGNTIVLVTHEEYIAEHADRIIRLRDGLIESDLAVKNKRVAELSQTQS, from the coding sequence ATGTCCACAATCATCAGGTTCAACAATATCACGAAGATCTATCACGTCGGTTCGGAAGACGTGCACGCCCTTGCGGGAGTCAGCCTCGAACTCAAGAAGAATGAGTACGTGGCGATCATGGGTCCGTCCGGATCCGGCAAATCGACGCTGATGAACATTATCGGGTGCCTGGACACGCCGACGTCGGGGTTGTACGAGCTCAACACGCTGAACGTGAGCGAGATGAACGATAACGAACTCGCTCGTGTCCGCAACAAGGAAATCGGTTTCGTGTTCCAGACGTTCAACCTCCTGGCCCGGTCTGATGTTCTCCACAACGTTGAGCTTCCCTTGATCTACGGCGGCATCAGCTCAAGCGAGCGGAAGAGACTGGCCCGCGAAGCTATCGGAAGGGTTGGCCTGACCGAGCGTATTCATCACAAGCCGAACGAGCTTTCCGGCGGCCAGCGTCAAAGAGTCGCCATCGCCCGTGCCCTCGTAACGCAGCCATCGATCCTGCTTGCGGACGAACCGACGGGTAACCTGGACAGTAAGACCGGCGACGAAATCATGGCGCTGTTCGACACGCTTCAAAAAGAAGGAAACACGATCGTGTTGGTCACACACGAAGAGTACATTGCCGAGCACGCAGACCGCATTATCCGTCTCCGTGATGGCTTGATCGAATCCGATCTGGCCGTAAAGAACAAGAGAGTCGCAGAACTCTCACAAACACAGAGCTGA
- a CDS encoding response regulator, whose product METAHKLLLVEDEEELVSIVQTYFRDEGYEVRIALNGEEGLKAVRDFKPDVIVSDVKMARMDGFEFYEALQKLPEASKIPFVFLTIMDDRSSVERAKELGASGYITKPFDVEELHEKVRELMPRKA is encoded by the coding sequence ATGGAGACGGCACATAAGCTGTTGCTCGTTGAGGACGAAGAGGAACTTGTCAGCATCGTCCAGACATACTTCCGGGACGAGGGCTACGAGGTACGGATCGCGTTGAACGGCGAAGAAGGACTCAAGGCAGTTCGGGACTTCAAGCCTGACGTGATCGTGTCCGACGTAAAAATGGCGCGGATGGACGGCTTCGAGTTCTATGAAGCCCTCCAGAAACTGCCCGAGGCCAGCAAGATCCCATTTGTTTTCCTCACTATCATGGATGACCGGTCGTCGGTGGAGAGAGCAAAAGAGCTCGGGGCTTCGGGTTATATAACCAAGCCGTTTGACGTGGAGGAATTGCACGAGAAGGTCCGGGAATTGATGCCACGGAAAGCGTAG
- a CDS encoding TlpA disulfide reductase family protein — protein sequence MKVLASAVVLMVSLCMYSGCQQQPPPERAVWKGTVSLADKKQLPFVVYLDLTPPAPSGYFLNGTEQTPIPEIHHAGDSLTFVFSEYGAAMQSVWKGGKLTGTFLRFRKDTVSNPFEASPSTAPEATTKAKAPSDIPLVGKYQVFMKNREGIDSGSVATFWSRGDSVFGTFIAADGDLGLMCGKQEGNSVQLGRFSGWQGQLMELTRTQNQWSGTLYYRMPPATSFTLVPRPTASLDVRSARQTTMKDSRKPFAFTGTTVLGDTVTNLDTRYKGKVVLIDIMGTWCHNCMDASPLLQKLFTEFNGQGLEVVGLSFELTGDFNAARKNLLLYEERYGITFPVLYCGSLDNANVEARTRSQLNNFFAYPTTLFVDRNGVVQQIHEGFKGPGTGEEYQNEVNLYYETVQKLLKSKTTHR from the coding sequence ATGAAGGTTCTGGCTTCAGCTGTAGTGCTCATGGTTTCGCTCTGCATGTATTCCGGTTGCCAGCAGCAGCCTCCTCCTGAGAGGGCCGTGTGGAAGGGAACCGTCTCTCTGGCTGACAAGAAACAGCTCCCCTTCGTTGTCTATCTTGACCTTACTCCTCCCGCACCGTCCGGATATTTCCTCAACGGAACAGAGCAGACGCCTATACCGGAGATTCATCACGCCGGCGATTCGCTCACATTTGTTTTTTCCGAGTACGGCGCCGCCATGCAATCTGTCTGGAAGGGAGGCAAGCTGACGGGCACATTTCTGCGGTTCAGGAAAGACACCGTATCGAACCCTTTTGAAGCAAGCCCCTCCACCGCACCAGAAGCAACGACGAAGGCGAAGGCCCCGTCTGATATTCCTCTTGTCGGCAAATACCAGGTGTTCATGAAAAACCGCGAAGGCATCGACAGCGGATCGGTCGCTACGTTCTGGTCACGCGGTGATTCCGTTTTCGGGACTTTTATCGCAGCCGACGGCGACCTTGGATTGATGTGCGGAAAACAGGAGGGCAACTCGGTCCAGCTCGGGCGATTCTCGGGGTGGCAAGGACAGTTGATGGAGCTTACCAGGACGCAGAATCAGTGGAGCGGCACCCTGTACTATCGCATGCCTCCGGCGACATCTTTCACACTCGTCCCGCGGCCGACGGCATCGTTGGATGTCCGGAGTGCCCGGCAGACGACGATGAAGGATTCGCGAAAGCCCTTCGCGTTCACCGGAACGACGGTCCTGGGCGACACGGTCACCAACCTCGATACAAGGTACAAGGGGAAAGTCGTACTCATCGACATCATGGGCACCTGGTGCCACAACTGCATGGACGCTTCCCCACTTCTTCAGAAACTCTTCACTGAGTTCAACGGCCAAGGGCTCGAAGTCGTCGGGCTTTCGTTCGAGTTGACCGGAGATTTCAACGCAGCGAGGAAGAACTTGCTCCTGTATGAGGAGAGGTACGGAATTACATTCCCCGTATTGTACTGCGGGTCGCTCGATAACGCGAATGTCGAAGCCCGCACGCGTTCACAATTGAACAATTTCTTTGCGTATCCGACGACGCTTTTCGTGGACCGGAACGGAGTCGTTCAACAGATCCACGAAGGATTCAAGGGGCCGGGCACAGGAGAAGAATACCAAAATGAAGTGAATCTCTACTATGAAACGGTTCAGAAACTTTTGAAGTCCAAAACGACTCATCGGTGA
- a CDS encoding tetratricopeptide repeat protein, giving the protein MKSLGWLFLIVMMTCSSPAQSLEDGLALFNKGKLGEAKAVFEALLKQNENGAEAHYRLGLILLSRQFRNEDDAVDHMERAVEINAISADYQYGLGAALGTKAQNAGVFKQAFLAPRIRKAFEKAVELNPKLVEAHFGLAQYYWKAPGIMGGDMEKAWKEADAVIQLDEVRGRAFKAGILISEKKNNEAVQEIKTMTANKSNDWRAWRAAGSFYLQNQMTGDAVASFEKYAAMRPDTAQSFHLLAQGYLQKKDAEKALELAKKALSLDNNYGPAINVTAQAYELKGQKKEAREHYQRLLTMELSQDQRKNIEKKVNELQ; this is encoded by the coding sequence ATGAAATCACTTGGCTGGTTGTTCTTGATCGTCATGATGACCTGCTCCTCGCCGGCTCAATCGCTGGAAGACGGCCTTGCCCTCTTCAACAAGGGAAAACTTGGTGAAGCCAAGGCAGTATTTGAGGCTCTCCTCAAGCAGAACGAGAACGGCGCTGAAGCACACTACCGGCTCGGATTGATTCTCCTGAGTCGGCAGTTCCGGAATGAGGACGATGCTGTCGATCACATGGAACGGGCTGTTGAGATCAATGCAATCAGTGCAGACTATCAATATGGTCTCGGCGCTGCCTTGGGAACCAAAGCTCAGAATGCCGGAGTGTTCAAGCAGGCTTTTCTGGCTCCTCGGATCAGGAAGGCCTTCGAGAAGGCGGTGGAACTCAATCCAAAACTCGTCGAAGCCCACTTTGGGCTGGCCCAGTATTATTGGAAGGCTCCGGGCATCATGGGTGGAGACATGGAGAAGGCGTGGAAGGAAGCCGACGCGGTGATCCAATTGGATGAAGTCCGTGGCCGTGCATTTAAAGCCGGTATCCTGATTTCGGAGAAGAAGAACAACGAAGCGGTCCAGGAGATCAAGACGATGACCGCGAATAAATCGAATGACTGGCGGGCGTGGCGCGCGGCAGGATCCTTCTACTTGCAGAATCAAATGACGGGTGACGCGGTGGCATCGTTCGAGAAGTATGCTGCGATGAGGCCCGACACCGCACAGTCCTTCCATCTTCTCGCCCAGGGTTACCTTCAGAAGAAGGACGCGGAGAAGGCGCTGGAGTTGGCGAAGAAAGCCCTCTCGCTCGACAACAACTACGGTCCCGCAATAAATGTCACCGCACAGGCGTATGAACTCAAAGGCCAGAAGAAAGAAGCGCGGGAACATTATCAGCGTCTTTTGACCATGGAGCTGTCGCAGGACCAGAGAAAGAACATCGAGAAAAAGGTCAACGAGCTTCAATAA